A section of the Tenrec ecaudatus isolate mTenEca1 chromosome 10, mTenEca1.hap1, whole genome shotgun sequence genome encodes:
- the LOC142457750 gene encoding eukaryotic translation initiation factor 3 subunit F-like, protein MQMRELSKAGEKLGKWPYSHDITEHSVLIHEYDSREAPNPIHLTVDTSLQNGRMSIKAYASTLMGVPGRTMGVMFTPLTVRYAYYDTERIGVDMIMKTCFSPNRVIGLSSDLQQVGGASARIQDALSTVLQYAEDVLSEKVLADNTVGRFLMSLVNQVPKIVPHDFETMLNSNINDLLMVTYLANLTQSQIALNEKLVNL, encoded by the exons ATGCAGATGCGGGAGCTGTCTAAGGCTGGAGAGAAGCTAGGTAAATG GCCATATTCCCATGACATCACCGAGCACTCGGTGCTGATCCATGAGTACGACAGCCGAGAGGCCCCCAACCCCATTCACCTCACTGTGGACACCAGCCTCCAGAACGGCCGCATGAGCATCAAGGCCTATGCCAGCACTTTAATGGGTGTCCCTGGGAGGACCATGGGGGTGATGTTCACACCTCTGACTGTGAGGTATGCGTATTACGACACGGAACGCATTGGAGTTGACATGATAATGAAGACCTGTTTCAGCCCCAACCGGGTGATCGGGCTCTCCAGTGACCTGCAGCAAGTCGGAGGGGCGTCGGCCCGCATCCAGGATGCCCTCAGCACAGTGCTGCAGTATGCAGAGGACGTGCTGTCTGAAAAGGTGTTGGCGGACAATACCGTGGGCCGCTTCCTGATGAGCCTGGTTAACCAAGTACCCAAAATCGTTCCCCATGACTTCGAGACCATGCTCAACAGCAACATCAACGACCTGCTGATGGTGACCTACCTGGCCAACCTTACGCAATCACAGATTGCCCTCAACGAGAAACTTGTCAACCTGTGA